Below is a genomic region from Lutra lutra chromosome 18, mLutLut1.2, whole genome shotgun sequence.
ACCAACCCCCAACttagacttaaaaaataattaaagttcCCTTATCTGCTGTAGAAAATTGCCTGAAGATACCcattagttcatttatttaatctgaaGAGTCTGTGCTTGCATTTGCTCAGCAGCTATCAATGACCCAGAAGTGGAGAATAAAAGCGTGGGCTCAGGAGACACAGCTTCTGGTCCCAAGTCTGCCGGAGACAGGGTTGGGTCATAGCTATGACCAGCGCCCACAGCTTCGGCTTTCTGTTCTTCCTGCCTTAAGAATGAGGCACTGTCCCAGGTTTCTATGGCCTGTCATTCCctacctttctatttttttccttcttatcaaGTTGCAAAGCTACCCTTTCCTCCCTTATTGGCCTCTTTCCAGAGTATATTCAAATACCTGAAGAAGTTCTGTGTATTTTTCAGGCTCCTTCTCCATCAGCGTCCTGATCTGGTTGTTATAGTGATGTGCTATGGACTCTTCCACAGCCACAGTGCAGGCCATTGCTCCCTCCTTCCCAAGCAGGGCAGTTCCCGCACCTGGAATGGTCAAATCCAGAGCAGGAAATGATGGGCCTAATACCACACTGGGAAGGGAGATCATGTCAGGTCGGGGTTCATCAACCTCGACACTACGGGCTCTGGGGCGGGATAATTCCCTGTGGGAGCCGTCCTGGGCATTGTAGGCCACTTGGTAGCACCCCGGCCTCTACCCACTACATGCCAGCAGAAGCCCTGGTCGTGACAACCAAAATTGTCTCCAGATACTGCCAAGTATCCTTAGGAGCAACCTACCTCAGTGAGAACCTGTGTTAGGCGGTACCAGGTCACATGGTGAAATCCTGAATCACAGAATAGGAATACTATTCTCTTTTCAGGGCTCTTCTGAACCTTCTGCTTATGGCAAGAAGAAAGTCTTCATTTGGGGGTGAGTGTGTCTTTGATTCTCTTTtaacatttactcttctctcttttttaagagcGTGCTATCTCAGGTTGAGAACCTTTGTCAGGGATTATCACTTGGCTATACCTGAATTGCTCTActtgttttcctcctctgttgtatttatttttactgtaccttctatttataaaagtactgatttaaataaataagtatttaaataaatttaagcaaaaaaaaaaaagcccatttagcttttaaaaagacTAAGGAAATAAGAAGGTGGTAAGAGAACATGAAAAGAATTATGGAATCGGTACTTTAACAATTTAATTGGGCCAGACCCCCCAAGCTCACGTAAGCTCTTCTGGACAGACACATACCCAGTGCAAACCCCACCACGTTCCAAAAGGGCATCAGAATCGTCGGCCGCACCCTGAATGCAACCATCAACTCGTTGAACTTTTTCAAGTGATCCTTTTCTTGATCCCACATTTTCTGTAAAAAACATAACAATAAAGACATTTGAGCATCACACAGAGGCCACTTGCTGTATTACCAAGCAAGCTGCATGCCCTGTCCATGGggggaaaaggaagcaaaacGGAAATGGAACGAATAAATGAGGACGGCTATTTGCCCCATTCCCCTTGAatcactggaggaaaaaaaaaatcagactaaaAAGCACTGTGGATACAGAGTGCCAACAAACCAAGAGAAGAGCCTCTCTCTCAATTCCCATTAAGTGGGCCCAAACCTTGGTTCCAGCAGAAGTTCTCGGACCTGCACAGCCTATTAAGGGACAAGACCCACACTAATGAGAAATGAGATGTTCAGCCCACTCCAACATCAGGAGGGCAGCGTATCACCTATTGTGTCATTTCCTTCTCTACTGCTAGAAAGCAAGTATCATTTacatcaaaggaaaaagagataatgATAAAAGAGCTAACACTTACAAGCACTCCTAAGTGCCAGGTGCCGTCAAACAGCTTTAAGAAGGCAACTCATTTAATCTGCACAAACTATTATTGTTATCATCCCCATTATACAGACAGAggaagtgaggcccagagaggctaagtaacttgtccaagaacTCAGAGCAGGCAATTTGACTTGTGCTGAGTGTCTACTGCATGCCAGACTTGGTATTAGCTGCTCTATgccatttcatttcttcctcatcaAAACCCAATGAGGTAGATGTTATTAGCTCATTTTGTAGATATGGATATGggaatggagacacagagaggtcatGTAACCCCCCCAAGGTCAGTCACACAGGTAGGAGGTGGAAGAAAGCTGGAATATGAACCTGGGTCCTTGTGATTACAAAGTccaggcccctccctctgcctctcagtataagatataaaatatccCCGCTGGGGACAGTATCACACCCTCTCAGCAACAGGTGCTTTCACCTAATGCAATGactcttaaccattttttataCCACAAcacaatgaaattttaatacctcATATATACCACATATCCGTTTATGTACTACATGTCTGTCTGTGCTTTATACCTAAAAAGAATAGTACACTTTTCACTCCCATACTCCCACCCTAATAGCCAATTTTTGCTCTCCCTTGCAAATGCATGACGTAATGTGATTCATGACTCTACGGCCTTTGGATCCCCACGCTGCTCAGTAAGACCAGGCTGAGAGGAACAATGAAGTACCCACCTGAATGACTGGCCCAACACTGGTCCGGCCCAGGACGGCCATCTGTCCTGCATAGATTCGGTTCGCTCCATATTCACCAGCGTGATCCACCCGGATTATTCGATCCACAGCTGCCCGACTGATACTGTCTAAGGTCATTCCTGAACTGGTAAACCTGACACTGATTCTTCGTCCATAAGCTGCAATGcaaatgtttattctttattaCTCTCGGGTAAAAGAGATGTTTCCTTctacaggaagaagaaaggggcacCTCAGAACAAAGGTCACAGATGAGATACCATAAGTATGATATATGCCCATAAATGTATTCTGTTTAACCtgcagtggtttttttgtttgtttgtttttgacagacagagatcacaagtatgcagagaggcaggcagagagagggggagacaggctccccgccaagcagagagcctgatgcagggctcaatcccaggactctgggatcatgatctgagccaaaggcagaggctttaacccactgagccactcaggcacccccattttattttgtttttaaagcaagctatatgcagggcacctgggtggctcagttggttgggtggctgccttcagctcaggtcgtgatcccagggtcctgggatggagcctcacatcagggtccctgctcagctgggagcctgtttctccctcaccctctgccactgcccctgctggtgccctcctgttctctctctctctgtgtcaaataaataaacaatctttaaaaataaaaaataaaaataaagaaaaaaagtaggctctacgcccaacatggggcttgaactcacaaccctgagatcaagaaacaTATGTTCTACTGTCTGAGCCGGCCAGG
It encodes:
- the COQ7 gene encoding 5-demethoxyubiquinone hydroxylase, mitochondrial isoform X1, with protein sequence MRGGRGVVFSGDALKCPLRIGVLWNDVMAHLYRAVSAAYGRRISVRFTSSGMTLDSISRAAVDRIIRVDHAGEYGANRIYAGQMAVLGRTSVGPVIQKMWDQEKDHLKKFNELMVAFRVRPTILMPFWNVVGFALGAGTALLGKEGAMACTVAVEESIAHHYNNQIRTLMEKEPEKYTELLQVIRKFRDEELEHHDIGLEHDAQLAPAYTVLKSLIQAGCSAAIYLSERF
- the COQ7 gene encoding 5-demethoxyubiquinone hydroxylase, mitochondrial isoform X2, whose amino-acid sequence is MGCAAAAGRSLWQLPTGALRPYSAYGRRISVRFTSSGMTLDSISRAAVDRIIRVDHAGEYGANRIYAGQMAVLGRTSVGPVIQKMWDQEKDHLKKFNELMVAFRVRPTILMPFWNVVGFALGAGTALLGKEGAMACTVAVEESIAHHYNNQIRTLMEKEPEKYTELLQVIRKFRDEELEHHDIGLEHDAQLAPAYTVLKSLIQAGCSAAIYLSERF
- the COQ7 gene encoding 5-demethoxyubiquinone hydroxylase, mitochondrial isoform X3 gives rise to the protein MTLDSISRAAVDRIIRVDHAGEYGANRIYAGQMAVLGRTSVGPVIQKMWDQEKDHLKKFNELMVAFRVRPTILMPFWNVVGFALGAGTALLGKEGAMACTVAVEESIAHHYNNQIRTLMEKEPEKYTELLQVIRKFRDEELEHHDIGLEHDAQLAPAYTVLKSLIQAGCSAAIYLSERF